One segment of Gemmatimonadaceae bacterium DNA contains the following:
- a CDS encoding sigma-70 family RNA polymerase sigma factor — protein sequence MSAAPQAFVTDAGMRRLHSAMGTLVMPRRTLSRESHGSYRALVQTPPQAVPADIAEQADIDARSIARVLSGDREAFAVLVTKYSDPLYRHALNMTGSPDVAEDIMQASFIKAFSHLGEVRGRFDAWIFRIVANGCKDWLKNIRRTHVSYEEDDQPSHLTTPDEELDRSELRVDLDWALGQLSPSLREAFIMKHVEGRSYEEMAEMLDSTVGALKMRVHRAREALQALLEEKYA from the coding sequence GTGTCGGCAGCACCTCAGGCGTTTGTGACCGATGCCGGGATGCGTCGTCTGCACAGTGCCATGGGAACACTCGTCATGCCACGCCGAACGTTGTCGAGGGAGTCGCACGGTAGTTATCGTGCGCTCGTGCAAACACCACCTCAAGCAGTTCCGGCTGACATTGCCGAGCAGGCGGACATCGATGCCCGCTCCATCGCCCGCGTGCTGTCGGGCGACCGGGAGGCCTTCGCGGTCCTCGTGACGAAGTACAGCGATCCGCTGTACCGACATGCATTGAACATGACGGGCAGTCCTGATGTCGCCGAGGACATCATGCAGGCCTCGTTCATCAAGGCGTTCTCGCACCTCGGTGAGGTGCGTGGGCGGTTCGATGCGTGGATCTTCCGGATCGTGGCCAATGGGTGCAAGGACTGGTTGAAGAACATCCGGCGCACGCATGTGAGTTACGAAGAGGACGATCAGCCGTCTCACCTGACGACGCCTGACGAGGAGCTCGATCGCAGTGAGCTCCGCGTCGACCTCGACTGGGCCCTGGGCCAGCTCTCTCCTTCGCTGCGGGAGGCCTTCATCATGAAGCATGTGGAAGGCCGGTCGTACGAGGAGATGGCCGAAATGCTCGACTCTACCGTCGGCGCGCTCAAGATGCGTGTGCATCGTGCACGCGAAGCGCTGCAGGCTCTTCTCGAGGAGAAGTACGCATGA
- a CDS encoding CoA transferase, whose protein sequence is MSRVLAGPLCSMILGDLGANVIKVERPGVGDDTRGWGPPFDARGESAYFMSINRNKRSLAADLDRDEDRALLLRLIAEADVVIENFLPGALTRKGLDADRLLSENPRLIWCSIRGYDGDHARPGYDFAVQAEAGWMSVTGDPGGAPMKTAVALVDVLTGKDAAIAVLAALVGGRGGPPRTRRLTLTLTGSAAAALVNVAQNTLVSGQEAGRWGNAHANLVPYQLFQAADRPLVIAVGSDAQWEALCALLGDPAITHEAAWLRNAGRVRDRDRCVAALQAILLQRTAADWVRDCRAAGVPVGLVRTVSEALEGMHASPLTGVPSSVGGTVRRVPPRLGEHTAEVRTHGWRAIEAN, encoded by the coding sequence ATGAGCCGGGTTCTCGCCGGTCCGCTCTGCAGCATGATCCTCGGGGACCTCGGCGCGAACGTCATCAAGGTGGAGCGCCCGGGTGTTGGCGACGACACGCGCGGGTGGGGACCACCCTTCGACGCGCGTGGCGAATCGGCCTACTTCATGAGCATCAACCGGAACAAGCGCTCGCTGGCAGCGGACCTGGACCGCGACGAGGACCGTGCCCTCCTCCTGCGCCTCATCGCGGAGGCCGATGTCGTGATCGAGAACTTCCTCCCTGGCGCATTGACGCGTAAAGGGCTTGATGCTGACCGGTTACTGTCCGAGAATCCAAGGCTGATATGGTGTTCCATACGCGGATATGATGGCGATCACGCCCGGCCCGGGTATGACTTCGCCGTGCAGGCAGAGGCCGGGTGGATGAGCGTCACGGGTGATCCCGGCGGTGCGCCGATGAAGACAGCCGTGGCGTTGGTGGACGTGCTCACGGGCAAGGACGCCGCGATCGCGGTGTTGGCGGCGCTCGTGGGTGGCCGCGGTGGTCCGCCTCGCACGCGCCGCCTCACGCTCACCCTCACGGGCTCCGCCGCCGCCGCGCTCGTGAACGTGGCGCAGAACACGCTCGTGTCGGGGCAGGAGGCGGGGCGCTGGGGGAACGCCCACGCCAACCTCGTTCCGTACCAGCTCTTCCAGGCCGCCGATCGCCCCCTCGTGATCGCCGTCGGCAGCGATGCCCAGTGGGAGGCGTTGTGCGCACTGCTGGGTGATCCGGCGATCACGCACGAGGCTGCGTGGCTGCGGAACGCCGGTCGGGTCCGTGACCGGGACCGGTGCGTCGCGGCCCTGCAGGCCATCCTGCTGCAGCGAACCGCGGCAGACTGGGTGCGTGACTGTCGCGCGGCCGGCGTGCCGGTGGGTCTTGTGCGGACCGTGTCCGAGGCGCTCGAGGGGATGCATGCGTCGCCGCTCACCGGGGTGCCGTCGAGTGTCGGTGGCACCGTGCGGCGTGTGCCGCCGCGGCTCGGGGAGCACACGGCGGAAGTCCGGACGCACGGATGGCGTGCGATTGAAGCGAACTGA